Proteins encoded within one genomic window of Lysinibacillus sphaericus:
- a CDS encoding SPFH domain-containing protein: MGLLKAGIGALAGVLEDQWREYFYCESLSADVLVAKGIKRTSKRGSNKGNDNLISNGSIIAINEGQCMMIVEQGKVVEFSSESGEYVYDTSTEPSIMYGDDLSANITETFKQIGKRFTFGGEPAKDQRVYYFNKKEIVGNKYGTPAPIPFRVIDRNIGLDIDITIRCHGEYSYKIVDPLLFYTNVCGNVEREYTRDAIDSQLKTELMTALQPAFAQISASGVRYSEIPAHTVALADALNKVLSEKWLATRGLAVVSFGISSLKASEEDEAMIKQLQRNAVMRDPGMAAAHLTGAQAEAMIAASHNDGGAMAGFMGMNMATQAGGVNASQLFQMSEQNKQRQTTTPQQSSPSNAWTCSCGQENTGKFCSNCGAAKPVEEGWPCSCGTINKGKFCSECGAKKPSGALQYACDKCGWQPETPANPPKFCPECGDVFDDNDLK, translated from the coding sequence ATGGGTTTATTAAAAGCAGGTATTGGGGCATTAGCAGGTGTATTAGAAGATCAATGGCGTGAGTATTTCTACTGTGAGTCCTTATCAGCAGATGTCCTTGTTGCTAAAGGTATTAAACGCACTTCGAAACGTGGCTCAAATAAAGGAAACGACAATCTGATTAGTAATGGCTCAATTATTGCCATTAATGAAGGGCAATGTATGATGATTGTTGAGCAAGGCAAGGTAGTGGAGTTTTCTTCCGAATCCGGTGAATATGTTTATGACACATCTACAGAGCCATCTATTATGTATGGGGATGATTTGTCAGCAAACATTACGGAAACGTTTAAGCAAATTGGAAAGCGTTTCACATTTGGTGGAGAGCCTGCTAAAGATCAACGTGTGTATTATTTCAATAAAAAAGAAATCGTTGGCAATAAGTACGGAACACCTGCGCCAATTCCTTTCCGTGTCATTGACCGCAATATTGGCTTAGATATTGATATTACCATTCGTTGTCATGGTGAATATTCTTATAAAATAGTAGACCCATTATTATTTTATACAAATGTCTGTGGAAATGTAGAGCGTGAATATACGCGGGATGCCATTGATAGTCAATTGAAAACAGAACTTATGACGGCATTACAACCAGCATTTGCTCAAATTTCGGCAAGTGGCGTGCGCTATAGTGAAATCCCTGCGCATACAGTGGCGCTGGCAGATGCACTTAACAAAGTGTTATCTGAAAAATGGTTGGCAACACGTGGTTTAGCAGTCGTATCATTTGGCATTAGTTCATTAAAAGCTTCTGAAGAAGATGAAGCGATGATAAAACAACTACAGCGCAATGCAGTGATGCGTGATCCTGGGATGGCGGCTGCGCATTTAACTGGGGCACAAGCAGAGGCGATGATTGCAGCTTCACACAATGACGGCGGTGCAATGGCTGGGTTCATGGGGATGAATATGGCAACACAAGCGGGTGGCGTCAATGCAAGCCAACTATTCCAAATGAGCGAGCAAAATAAACAGAGACAAACAACAACGCCACAACAATCGAGCCCATCCAATGCTTGGACATGTTCATGTGGACAAGAGAATACGGGTAAGTTTTGCTCAAACTGTGGTGCAGCAAAGCCAGTAGAAGAAGGCTGGCCATGTTCATGTGGCACAATCAATAAAGGTAAATTCTGTAGTGAATGTGGGGCAAAAAAACCGTCTGGCGCATTGCAATATGCTTGTGATAAATGCGGTTGGCAGCCAGAAACTCCTGCAAATCCTCCGAAATTTTGCCCTGAATGTGGCGATGTTTTCGATGATAATGATCTAAAGTAA
- a CDS encoding DegV family protein, with protein sequence MNKKIAWVTDTAALLDEKFIQDNQIHVLPLNIVFEEGVLRETVDMTHDEFYDKLRTTKTHPKTSQPAIGEVVALYKSLKQQGYDCAIAIHTSQHLSGTYLSAFTAAQQAQFEVYPVDSKIGSFPMMKMIELGQQLEREGVPPQQIVEKINELADHSELSFIPASLSQLHKSGRVSGTQAFLSQLLNIKVVISFDNGKVVMKEKVRALAKAKAYVENLLINDLDSHQIPEVAVIHCNNEEGAMNWKLALEKAYPFIIFHVLPLSACVGVHAGEGTLGLSWVRRPETIAQKQQEKELVTV encoded by the coding sequence ATGAACAAGAAAATAGCATGGGTTACAGATACAGCAGCATTGTTAGATGAAAAATTCATACAGGACAATCAAATTCACGTGTTACCACTCAATATTGTTTTTGAAGAGGGCGTATTACGAGAAACTGTTGATATGACACATGATGAATTTTATGACAAACTTCGTACTACTAAAACACATCCAAAGACATCGCAACCTGCCATTGGTGAAGTGGTAGCGTTATATAAATCGTTAAAACAGCAAGGCTATGACTGTGCTATTGCTATTCATACTTCGCAACATTTGTCGGGCACTTATTTAAGCGCTTTCACAGCAGCACAACAAGCACAATTTGAAGTATATCCAGTTGATTCTAAAATCGGTTCATTCCCAATGATGAAAATGATAGAACTCGGGCAGCAATTAGAACGAGAAGGCGTCCCACCACAACAAATCGTTGAAAAAATCAATGAACTTGCAGATCATAGCGAGCTGTCCTTTATCCCAGCGAGCTTATCACAATTGCATAAAAGTGGCCGTGTGTCAGGGACACAGGCGTTTTTGAGTCAACTATTAAATATAAAAGTCGTTATTTCTTTTGATAATGGTAAAGTTGTCATGAAGGAAAAAGTACGTGCACTAGCAAAAGCAAAAGCATATGTAGAAAACCTTCTAATAAATGATTTAGACTCACATCAAATTCCAGAAGTAGCTGTTATTCACTGTAATAATGAAGAAGGTGCGATGAATTGGAAATTAGCCCTAGAAAAAGCGTATCCGTTTATTATTTTTCACGTTCTGCCATTGAGTGCTTGTGTCGGTGTGCATGCAGGGGAAGGAACACTTGGACTGAGTTGGGTACGCAGACCGGAGACAATCGCACAAAAACAACAGGAAAAAGAATTAGTGACGGTCTAA
- a CDS encoding ABC transporter ATP-binding protein, giving the protein MDQQEILTIMNLTKSYGSKEILKGIDLHVSRGEIIGYIGPNGAGKSTTVKIILGIEGEYGGEINLFGEDIKQNSIDYKRKIGYVPEIADVYDNLTGYEYLTFIGQLYGLHLDVATAKSKSLMELFGVGEAYHARISSYSKGMRQKLLIIASLIHNPDLLFLDEPINGLDANSVMIFKEILTQLAAQGKTIFYSSHIMDVVEKISSRIILLNDGKIAADGTFAQLQAANTAGTLEGIFNQLTGFHNHKEIGEQFVAVVQEV; this is encoded by the coding sequence ATGGACCAACAAGAGATTTTAACGATTATGAACTTAACGAAGAGCTATGGCAGCAAAGAAATTTTAAAAGGAATTGACTTACATGTGTCAAGAGGCGAAATTATTGGCTACATCGGTCCGAATGGCGCTGGCAAAAGTACAACTGTCAAAATTATATTGGGGATTGAAGGGGAATATGGTGGTGAAATTAATCTATTTGGGGAGGATATTAAACAAAATAGCATTGATTATAAACGGAAAATTGGCTATGTTCCAGAAATAGCCGATGTTTATGATAATTTAACTGGCTATGAGTATTTGACTTTCATCGGCCAGCTTTACGGATTGCATTTAGATGTAGCGACCGCCAAATCTAAATCATTAATGGAATTGTTCGGTGTTGGAGAAGCCTATCATGCAAGAATATCTTCTTATTCAAAAGGCATGAGGCAAAAGCTATTAATTATCGCTAGCCTTATACATAATCCAGATTTACTGTTCTTGGATGAACCTATAAACGGATTGGATGCGAATAGTGTCATGATTTTCAAAGAGATTTTAACGCAATTAGCAGCCCAAGGTAAAACGATATTTTATTCCTCCCATATCATGGATGTAGTCGAGAAAATCAGCAGTCGCATTATATTACTGAATGATGGAAAAATCGCTGCTGATGGAACATTTGCTCAACTACAAGCCGCTAATACGGCCGGAACGTTAGAGGGGATTTTCAACCAACTAACAGGTTTTCATAATCATAAAGAAATTGGTGAACAATTCGTAGCGGTTGTCCAGGAGGTGTAG